Proteins encoded by one window of Primulina huaijiensis isolate GDHJ02 chromosome 1, ASM1229523v2, whole genome shotgun sequence:
- the LOC140981609 gene encoding uncharacterized protein, whose protein sequence is MLTATQKYAAGALFGLALHQSQIHQTCPLGFPYEDDDEDGSGRGPSEERGSSCSSADSVSEDPQLWVNRSCGLLRPVFRFLEIDDKAWAGLEETAGRSEAKQHVGAFLRLLAEERGDVSSDASDKELALTNGVDAMSSSMETSPTDYKSKKEKQREYEQSCREKLANPETTSEIKSEEKHLLDNIQQETNVTTSIVEQIHVQSISELTGKPLEEVEMLSYPRKVTVLYELLSACLANTPEDNKKSTRRRKGYDARHRVALRLLATWLDVKWIKMEAIETMVACSAMALLKEEESKEETRSPERSWAKWKHGGIIGAAALTGGTLMAITGGLAAPAIAAGFSALAPTLGTIIPVIGASGFAAVASAAGSVAGSVAVAASFGAAGAGLTGTKMARRIGDVEEFEFKAIGENHNQGRLAVEISVSGFVFEEEDFVRPWEGQYTNLERYALQWESKNLFSVSTAIQDWLTSKIATEMMKQGAMMTVLGTLVTALAWPATLLALTDFIDSKWTIAVDRSDKAGKLLAEVLLKGLQGQRPVTLVGFSLGARVVFRCLQILAESETNAGLVERVVLLGAPIAIKDVNWEFTRKVVAGRYVNAYSTNDWMLGIVFRANLLTQGLAGIQPVDVPGIENVDVTEVIEGHSSYLWCAQQILEQLELDTYYPVFNRRIFESSSTFRFLRP, encoded by the exons ATGTTGACGGCGACTCAGAAGTATGCGGCGGGGGCGCTTTTTGGGCTGGCGCTGCACCAATCACAGATCCACCAAACTTGCCCTTTGGGCTTTCCATACGAAGACGATGATGAAGATGGTAGCGGCCGCGGCCCGTCCGAGGAACGCGGCAGCAGTTGCAGCAGTGCTGACTCTGTATCTGAAGATCCGCAGCTTTGGGTGAATCGATCCTGCGGTCTCCTTCGCCCTGTCTTCAG GTTTTTAGAAATTGATGACAAAGCATGGGCGGGACTGGAAGAAACTGCTGGACGTTCAGAAGCCAAGCAACATGTTGGAGCT TTCCTTAGGTTACTAGCAGAGGAAAGAGGAGATGTATCGTCAGACGCCTCTGATAAAGAACTTGCTTTAACAAATGGTGTGGATGCTATGTCTTCAAGTATGGAAACATCTCCGACTGACTATAAGTCCAAAAAGGAAAAGCAACGGGAATATGAACAATCATGTAGAGAAAAGTTAGCAAACCCTGAGACTACATCGGAGATAAAATCTGAAGAAAAACATTTGCTTGACAACATTCAGCAGGAAACGAATGTTACTACATCTATTGTGGAACAAATCCATGTACAATCCATCTCTGAACTTACTGGAAAACCATTGGAAGAAGTAGAAATGCTTAGTTACCCAAGGAAAGTAACAGTTCTATATGAGCTCCTCTCAGCTTGTCTAGCAAATACCCCTGAAGACAACAAAAAATCCACAAGACGGAGAAAGGGTTATGACGCCCGACATCGCGTGGCATTGAGATTGCTAGCTACCTGGCTTGATGTCAAGTGGATAAAAATG GAAGCCATTGAAACCATGGTTGCTTGTTCTGCAATGGCACTTTTAAAAGAGGAAGAATCTAAAGAAGAAACACGATCGCCAGAAAGGTCATGGGCTAAGTGGAAACATGGGGGTATAATAGGTGCTGCTGCGTTAACTGGAGGAACCTTGATGGCTATTACTGGAG gtTTAGCTGCTCCAGCTATTGCTGCTGGGTTCAGTGCCTTAGCTCCTACGTTAGGGACTATTATTCCTGTCATTGGAGCAAGTGGGTTTGCTGCTGTTGCTAGTGCTGCAGGAAGTGTTGCAGGTTCTGTTGCAGTTGCAGCCTCCTTTGGTG CTGCTGGAGCTGGACTTACAGGGACCAAAATGGCTAGGAGAATTGGCGATGTGGAGGAGTTTGAGTTTAAAGCTATAGGTGAAAACCACAACCAAGGA cgGCTGGCGGTTGAGATTTCAGTATCTGGATTTGTTTTCGAGGAAGAAGACTTTGTAAGACCTTGGGAAGGACAATATACTAATTTGGAGAG GTATGCATTACAATGGGAGTCCAAGAATCTCTTTTCTGTAAGCACTGCTATTCAAGACTGGCTCACTTCAA AAATTGCGACGGAAATGATGAAGCAAGGTGCCATGATGACTGTCCTAGGAACTCTAGTGACTGCGTTGGCTTGGCCAGCAACACTACTTGCTCTTACTGATTTTATTGACAGCAAATGGACAATTGCTGTGGACAG ATCTGATAAGGCTGGAAAACTGTTGGCTGAGGTATTGCTGAAGGGGCTGCAAGGGCAGAG GCCGGTGACACTCGTAGGTTTCTCCCTTGGAGCAAGAGTTGTTTTCAGGTGCCTGCAGATTTTGGCTGAAAGCGAAACTAATG CTGGACTTGTGGAAAGAGTTGTTCTTCTTGGAGCTCCTATAGCAATTAAGGACGTGAATTGGGAATTCACTAGGAAG GTGGTGGCTGGGAGATACGTGAATGCATATTCTACAAATGACTGGATGCTTGGAATCGTATTCCGTGCCAA CCTTCTCACCCAAGGATTGGCGGGGATTCAACCAGTTGATGTGCCCGGCATTGAAAAT GTTGATGTGACTGAAGTTATAGAGGGACATTCTTCTTATCTATGGTGCGCCCAACAGATCCTAGAACAGCTTGAGTTGGATACATACTACCCTGTATTTAATAGAAGAATTTTCGAATCTTCCAGTACTTTTCGGTTTCTGCGTCCTTGA